A genome region from Acinetobacter lwoffii includes the following:
- a CDS encoding S1C family serine protease, whose translation MRRTFTWLPWVLLILVIIGFLGWQQLQKPKAPVAPDGVKMPAEKVEPLIDTSRSGGVVSYSAAVKVAAPAVVNIFTTQKVKQQAHPLLTDPVFREFFGDQLPDQYGQSPNENSLGSGVIVRPDGYILTNNHVIAQADQIVVALQDGRRAEAKVVGTDPDTDLAVIKIELTQLPVLPFKLSGNEVGDVVLAIGNPFGVGQTVTQGIISATGRSDLGINTYEDFVQTDAAINPGNSGGALIDVAGNLIGVNTAIFSQSGGSLGIGFAIPAKICQQVMNAILKDGRVVRGWLGISLLPAERDDVLQPKEKGVTVAEVLPDGPAAKAGIQRGDKIMKVNEEEISSASHLINFVALQKPNSTIQIEIERAGRTMILEVVVTERKAQNSASQYIPLPGQ comes from the coding sequence GTGCGCCGCACCTTTACATGGTTACCCTGGGTGTTACTGATTTTAGTCATTATCGGTTTTTTGGGGTGGCAACAACTACAAAAACCAAAGGCACCAGTTGCGCCAGATGGTGTCAAAATGCCTGCTGAAAAAGTAGAGCCGTTGATTGATACGTCGCGCTCAGGAGGCGTGGTCTCCTATAGTGCTGCTGTAAAAGTGGCAGCACCCGCTGTCGTGAATATTTTTACTACCCAAAAAGTCAAGCAACAGGCGCATCCTTTACTGACCGATCCGGTATTTCGTGAATTCTTTGGCGATCAGTTGCCTGACCAGTATGGACAAAGCCCGAATGAAAACAGTTTAGGTTCGGGTGTAATTGTACGTCCAGACGGTTATATCCTGACCAATAACCACGTGATTGCGCAGGCCGATCAGATTGTAGTGGCTTTGCAGGATGGACGTCGTGCTGAAGCCAAGGTGGTCGGAACTGATCCGGATACCGATCTGGCCGTGATCAAGATTGAACTGACACAATTGCCAGTTCTGCCATTTAAACTCAGTGGCAATGAAGTCGGTGATGTGGTTCTGGCGATTGGTAATCCTTTTGGTGTTGGGCAAACCGTGACGCAGGGGATTATCTCGGCAACGGGCCGTTCAGACTTGGGTATTAATACCTATGAAGACTTTGTGCAGACTGATGCTGCAATTAACCCGGGTAACTCGGGTGGTGCGCTGATTGATGTCGCCGGTAATTTAATTGGTGTGAATACTGCAATCTTCTCGCAGTCTGGTGGTTCACTGGGGATTGGTTTTGCCATTCCGGCCAAAATCTGTCAGCAGGTGATGAATGCCATTTTGAAAGATGGCCGTGTGGTTCGTGGCTGGTTAGGGATCAGCTTATTACCTGCAGAGCGTGATGATGTCCTGCAACCCAAAGAAAAAGGTGTGACGGTCGCAGAAGTGCTACCGGATGGACCTGCTGCCAAGGCTGGAATCCAGCGTGGCGATAAGATTATGAAAGTAAATGAGGAAGAGATTAGTTCTGCCTCACATCTGATTAATTTTGTGGCCTTGCAAAAGCCAAACAGTACCATTCAGATTGAAATTGAGCGGGCAGGAAGAACCATGATCCTAGAGGTTGTGGTGACTGAACGTAAGGCACAAAACAGTGCTTCACAATATATTCCTCTGCCAGGCCAATAA
- a CDS encoding Nif3-like dinuclear metal center hexameric protein: MANLNDIIQWCDQTLAAHEFKDYAPNGLQIEGKSEVNKILCAVTASQSAIEAAIEQGADLLLVHHGYFWKGEAYPITGMRGKRIKTMIQNDISLVGYHLPLDSHPTLGNNATIADLLELENIEQLDPSEKRPIGNIGYLKQPMSPEDFKNYVSEKLGFDAIHLPADKTQIHKVGFCTGGAQDYIQKAALQNCDAYISGEVSERTFYEAQELNVHYYACGHHATEKYGVQRLAKAISEQFNIEYDYFELNNPI; this comes from the coding sequence ATGGCGAATTTGAACGATATTATTCAATGGTGTGACCAAACTTTGGCAGCACATGAATTTAAGGACTATGCACCGAATGGCTTGCAGATTGAAGGCAAATCCGAGGTGAATAAAATCCTCTGTGCTGTGACTGCTTCCCAGAGTGCCATTGAAGCTGCAATTGAGCAAGGCGCAGATTTATTGCTGGTTCATCATGGCTATTTCTGGAAAGGAGAAGCCTACCCAATTACGGGAATGCGTGGTAAACGCATTAAAACCATGATTCAAAATGATATTTCACTGGTTGGCTATCACCTACCTTTAGACAGTCATCCAACTCTGGGAAATAATGCTACCATTGCGGATTTATTAGAACTCGAAAATATCGAACAGCTGGATCCGAGTGAAAAACGTCCGATTGGCAATATTGGCTATTTAAAACAGCCAATGAGTCCGGAAGATTTTAAAAATTATGTTTCAGAAAAGCTGGGCTTTGATGCGATTCATCTGCCTGCAGACAAAACTCAAATCCATAAAGTCGGTTTCTGTACCGGCGGTGCGCAGGATTATATTCAAAAAGCGGCACTACAGAACTGTGATGCCTATATTTCGGGCGAAGTGTCTGAACGGACCTTTTATGAAGCTCAGGAACTGAATGTGCATTATTATGCCTGTGGCCATCATGCGACTGAAAAATACGGTGTGCAACGCCTGGCCAAGGCTATTTCAGAACAGTTTAATATTGAGTATGATTATTTCGAATTAAACAATCCGATTTAA
- a CDS encoding superoxide dismutase, which produces MTTITLPALPYGYEDLAPHISKETLEYHHDKHHNTYVVNLNNLIAGTELEGKTLEEIITATAGDASKAGVFNNAAQVWNHTFYWNCMAKNGGGKATGTLAAKIDEAFGSYEKFAEEFAAAATTQFGSGWAWLVADEVNGQLSIMKTSNADTPMAHGKIAVLTIDVWEHAYYIDFRNARPKYISTFLESLVNWDYANAKYAGQPAGVEK; this is translated from the coding sequence ATGACAACCATTACTTTACCAGCATTACCTTATGGCTACGAAGATCTTGCTCCACACATCAGCAAAGAAACTTTAGAATACCATCACGACAAACACCACAATACGTATGTGGTTAACCTGAATAACCTGATCGCTGGTACTGAGCTTGAAGGCAAAACTCTAGAAGAAATTATTACAGCAACTGCTGGTGATGCTTCTAAAGCGGGTGTTTTCAATAACGCGGCTCAAGTTTGGAACCACACGTTCTACTGGAACTGTATGGCTAAAAACGGCGGCGGTAAAGCAACTGGTACTTTGGCTGCGAAAATTGACGAAGCATTCGGTTCTTATGAAAAATTTGCTGAAGAATTTGCTGCTGCTGCAACTACTCAATTTGGTTCAGGTTGGGCTTGGTTAGTGGCTGACGAAGTAAACGGTCAGCTTTCAATCATGAAAACTTCAAATGCTGATACGCCAATGGCGCACGGTAAAATTGCAGTGTTGACGATTGACGTTTGGGAACACGCTTACTACATCGATTTCCGTAATGCTCGTCCTAAGTACATCTCTACTTTCCTAGAAAGCCTAGTAAACTGGGATTATGCAAATGCGAAATATGCAGGTCAACCTGCAGGTGTTGAGAAATAA